In Rhodopirellula sp. P2, the DNA window GCTAGAGGTAATGTTTACCTCTTCAACATGGAGAAGGTTGCTAAAGATGAGCGTTCGGCATATCAAGCCCTATTTTCTTGGCTGGGGGAATCAATGCCGCAAAAGGCGGAAGATGTATTGTCCTCAAGAAACAAATTTAAGACACGGAAAACTATGCCAAATAGCAACACGGTTCATGACTTTAATCGTTCCGCTGCCCAGGCAAATAGCTATTGGCAAAAAGTGTTATCGAAAAAAGAAATTGAATTGGTATCGGAACTAAACAGTTCGCTTTGGGGCATATTGACCGCTTAACAGCGTGTTAATTTTCGTTCGATTCGGTTACGATGTGTGAATCACGCTTGGAGGACCGAAATGGCATTAGGAAAACGACGACGAGAGCAGCAGGGTACGTTTTGGGTTGCGACAGAAAAACTTTGCAACGCACCGCGGAACGCATTCTATTGTATTGGTTCAGCGTGAACTGGAGTTAGACCTGATCGTTGATATTCCAAAAAGGAAAGTTGCCGACTCGTTTGACGAGTGAATCGGTGTTTCAAAAGTTGTTGATGTGCCACGCAAGTGGGCTGTCAGCTCCCGATCCAGTGTGGAGGTTTTCGCATTGCGGAAATATCGAAGGGAAAGAGGAGCGGCATCCGAAGACACCGCCGCCCTTCGACGTTTCACTTGGCACGGCGTTCGAGTTGGTTCTCACCAGAGCTCTATCCTCCGACCAAGCGTTGTCATTTTATCTGGCGACGCAGTACGTCGCAATCAAGCAGCTTGCTGCCCGCGCCGCAGTCGACGCGTCTCGCGGGCTGCTTCGAGTTTCTGATCTCGATTGGCGAAGACCTCGCGTTCTTTGCCAAGCAACTTGGCTTGTGGCGTCATGTCGCCGATGGGTAACCGTTCACCAGAACCGTTGTAGGCGCGGGTTTTAGGGTATTGGGTTTATTTTGCTTCCCAATGGAGAACCCCCATGACTCGATCCGAAACCGCGAATCTTTGGACGGAGCGTTTGCAACGATTTGAGCAAGCTCAGATGACAGTCGCTGAGTTCTGTACCGCCGAAGGTGTTTCGCAGCCTTCTTTCTACAACTGGAAACGCAAGCTGCGTTCGGCACGGGATCCGAAAGCCTCCGCCGTGGCCAAGTTTGTGCCCGTCTCGTTTCAAGCCACACCGGATCGCCCCACTCCTGCTGCGAATCACGCCAGCGCGACGATTGAACTTCCCGGTGGCGTCCGCATTCGTGTCGAAGTACCGACTGATTCTCCGCCGAATCCATTGCGGAAGGATCAGCCATGATCGGATTGCCCGGCAATAAAGTTTCAGGGGGCACGCCGATCTATCTGTGCACCGATCCAGTCGACTTTCGAAAAGGCTTTGATGGTCTGACCGGAATCGTCACCACGTCGCTGGGCAAGAGCGTCACCGACGGTTCGCTGTTTCTGTTTGTCAATCGAAAGCGAGACCGCATCAAAGCCCTCTGGTGGGAGACTGGTGGATTGACCTTGTGGTACAGACGGCTCGAGCAAGGCACCGTTGAGCTGCCAACGTCTCCATGCGATCAATCGCATATCACGATCGATTCGGTCGAGCTCGCGATGTGGATCGCTGGCGTGTCACTGAAATCGGCCAAGACAAGACGCAAGCGAATGAAAGTTGCTTGATGGGAACACTTTGCATCCAGGGTGCGTTTCGTATAATTGCGCACCATGGATGCGAAGCGATCAACGAACGTTCAACCGCCCAATGACATCGAGTCGTGTCACCGCATAATCGCAAGCCTAAAATCACAAGTCGAAGAGCAAGCCCACTCGGTACTCGAGCTGAAGAGCCACAATGACAAGCTCGAGGAAAAGAACATCGACCTCCAGCTGAAGGTCGACAAGCTGCTTCAGCAACTCTTTGGCAGACGGAGTGAACGCCGCGTCGACGGCGACGGCCAGCTGTTTCTGGACCTCGGCGATGAAGCGACTCCCGAAGTGGTCAGTGCACTGGAAGAAGCCGTCCGGGAAGCGGAGCAGGTCGCCCAAGACGCTGAGGAAGAAAAACAGAAACGACGTCGCAAGCAGCCTGCCAAAAATGACCGTAAGTTCCCCGAGCACTTGCCGCGAATTGAGCGGATCGTTGACCTTCCCGAAGCTCGACGCGAGGGCTTGAAGCTGATCGGCTATGACGAGGTCGAAACGCTCGAGTGGATTCGGCCGAAACTTCGTGTTCGCGTCAACAAGTACGCCAAGTACGTTCAGCCAATTGAAAAGAATCGTGTCGAAGAAGGGCCGGCCATTATCAGCCCCGAGCGCCCTACCGGACTGGTCGCAGGGGATCGCTTCGACGCTTCGATCGGTGTCGAAGTCATCGCTTGGAAGTACTTCTATCACCTGCCGTTCTACCGTCAGCAAGACCTGTTCGCCGGCAGCGGCTGGACGCCCAGTCGTAGCACGCTGGCGAATATTGAAACCTCCGTCGAGTTCGCGCTACGCCCACTGGCCGAACACTTGCGGTCGTTTCTCAAGACAGATGCTTGCGTGGGCTGTGATGACACAGGCGTGGTGCTGATCACGCCCAAAGTGATGCCCGACTTATCGAATCATCCACGCGCAGACCGAGTTGTCGAAGTGCTTGAAAAGGCCATCGCCTCTGGCAAGCCAAGCATCCAAGCGAACTTCTGGGGCTACTACGCATCGCGTCTTCCGGTGGTCGGGTTCGACTTCACGGTCAGTCGTCACCGTGACGGCCCCGATGATGTGCTGGCGGATTACGAAGGAACGCTGATCGGCGACTGCTGGTCAGGCTTTCAAAAGATCGATGTGCGCAGCGACTCGCGAATCAAGTTCGCAGCGTGCTGGGCGCATGCGCGTCGCAAGATTGACGAGTGCCGCAGTGCGTTCCCGATCCAAGTGGCGAAGCTGGAATCACTGATCCGGATGCTTTACGACATCGAGGATCAAATCAAGACTCTCGATGACGCGGAGCGACTGTCGCGAAGGCAAAGCCTCTCGCGTCACGTACTGGGCTTGATCGACGAATACCTGCAAAGCGAAACAATGAGTTCGCCCAAGGTGCTTCCCAAAAGCAATCTTGGCCAAGCGGCAGCGTACGTGCGTCGACACTGGGCGGCACTGAATCGGTTCACCGAAGACGCTCGCGTTCCGATCGACAACAACGACTGCGAACAGTTGATGAAGCGAGTGGCGACAGGCCGCAAGAACTGGTTGTTCAAAGGCTCGCTGTCGGCAGGTGAGCGAGCGGCGAACTTGATGACGATTATCGGGACAGCGATTCGCAATGAATTGGACGTTCACGCCTATCTGGATGATGTGCTACGCCGAGCCCTGGCTGGCGAAACCGACTGGTCAGCGCTGAGCCCACCTGCCTGGAGAAACTCGCACCCGGAATCCATCTGCGACTACCGGCAAGACGAACGTCGACAAGCAGCCGACCGCAAGCGAGTCCGACGCGCCCGCCGCCGACGTCTCAAAAAATAGCCGTCAACCCACCAGGTCGAATGGTCCCGGTGAACGGTTACACTCGAGTGAATCTCAGACGGTTCGTTATCTCCTCCCGGAGCGTCAATTCACTTCTGCCGCCCCCCAAATGGCATGCGATTTTTTCGACCGCTATCTTGTTTGTAGCCACGTTTGCGAATAGTCTCAGGCTAGTAGCCCGCCGAAAGAGGTAGTCGAACACCGCTCGGGCTCGCTGAAACACGTATCATCACACAGTGATAAGCACGTAAAGGACCATTCTGCCGATGAACCTCTTCACCAAGCAACTTTGGTCTCTTGCTCGTCATCTGAAGGCAGGGGAGTCACGAAACCGCCATCGTTCGAAGCCAAGCGGCATTCACTGTCTTGAGAAACTTGAATCGCGGCTTCCCTTGACCGCCGAACTGGATTTCAGCAGTGAGATTTGGGCCCACACTGATCTCACGCCTGCGGATATTCTCGCAGCGGAACCAATTCAGCTTGAGCCGTTTTTTGTAAGCCAAGGTCCGTCGCTCAGTGCTTCTACCGCGTTGAGCATTCATTCCTTCGCCGAAGATCCAATTCGCACAACCATTGGAGGCGATTTGTATGATGCCTACCGGCGATCGACGATATTGAGTCCGACCTATTCCGCGGGGGAAAACTCGACACTGACACACAATCCAGTTTTGATCGACTCAAGTGGGAACTATCTCATCAACGTCATCGCAAGCGAGAGCACTGAGCAAACGCTCAATGATCTTTTGTCGTTAGGGTTTGTCGAGAATGAAACTTTTGGCAGTGTGATTAGTGGATCAATCCCACCACAGAAACTCGGGGGCTTGGCACAGCTAGCGTCCGTCAAATTTGCACGTCCTGTTTACCCACCAAGTCTTTCCGCCGGAACAGTGACAAATCAAGCCGACCGCGCATTGCGATCGGACGTGGCGAAGACTCAATTCAGTGTTGATGGTTCCGGAATAAAGATCGGGGTGCTATCAGATAGTTTTGATCGCAATTCCGGTGGTGGTGGCGCCGCGGGTGGAGTCTCAAGCGGGAACTTACCCGGCCCTGGAAATCCGGCTGGTTTCACTACCCCGGTCCAGGTGTTGAGTGACCTGGGGACATCAGGGACCGACGAAGGCCGTGCGATGCTGGAGTTGATACATGACATTGCCCCTGGTGCATCGCTGGCTTTTCACACCGCCAGCGAAGGTGCTGCGTCCTTTGCGCAAGGAATCCTCGATTTGGCGAATGCAGGGGCAGACGTCATCGTGGATGACGTCACCTACCCTGACCAGCCATTTTTTCAAGATGGAATCATTGCACAGGCTGCCGCGAATGTCACTTCACAGGGCATTCCATTCTTCTCATCAGCGGGAAACCAGGGGCGCACTTCATACTCCAGTCAATTCCGCACCGGTGGCTCAGCGGTATCGATTGCCGGCGCTGGACCATACAACACATTTGACTTCGATCCCGGGCCGGGACAAGACAATTTTCAGTTGGTCGCCTTGGCTCCAGGCGGGCGGGCAAATATCTCATTTCAATGGGATCAGCCCTTTGCATCCGCAGGAGGAACTGGCGCAGCCAACGACATGGATATATTTGTCTTTGATTTTCAAACGCAGGCTCTTGTTGCGGCAAGCACAACCTCCAATGTTGGTGGTGACGCCCTTGAAATTGTATCCTTGAGCAATCCGACAGCTCAATCACGGTTCTTTAACATTCTGATCGCCGTCAGAGCGATCAACGGGCAGCCACAACCAGGGCTATTGAAATACGTCAGCAGCAGCGTCAGTTTCGACATTGGTGAATTTGATACGAGAAGCAGCACGCTCTATGGTCATCACATGGCGGTAGGAGGTGCAGGCATCGCCGCGGCAGACTATCGAGATACACCTGAGTTCGGCGTCAATCCGCCAGTCCCTCAGCCAACCACATCTGCTGGTGGTCTTCCCATTTTATTCGACGTCAATGGAAATCGTCTCGCTACGCCTGAAGTCCGACAACAACCTCGTGTAACCGGTCCGGATAACACCAATACTTCATTCTTCATTCCGGGCAACGATCCCGACGGTGACGGTATTCCAAATTTTTCCGGGACCTCAGCCGCGGCGCCACATATTGCGGCTGTGGCAGCATTGATGTTGGATTCTTCCGGTGGTCCAAATAGTCTGACGCCAGAGCAAATCTATTCGACCCTGGAACAAACAGCAATCGATATGCTGTCTCCCGGTTTTGACTTTGAAACCGGATTTGGCTTCGTGAATGCCGAGGCGGCGATCGACGCGGTAAGAAGCACCTCTCCTCCTCCTCCGCCGCCGCCTTCGAGCCCTTCATTCGTTGGCAAAGTCCTTGGTGAGACCGGGAAGACAACTGCCAATGACGCTTGGAGGACGGTCCAGCTTCGGAACGCTTATGTCGATCCGGTGGTGATCGTGTCGCCTGCTTCGTTTGCTGGTTCAGACCCGGTCACGGTGCGTGTTCGCAACGTCGCCTCTGGTAGCTTCCAAGTTCGTGTCCAAGAATGGGATTATCTGGACGGAAATCACTCCAACGAAAACATCAGTTACCTCGTCGTTGAAAGCGGTACCTACACGCTTCCCGATGGGACGCTCGTTCACGCAGGCACTCAATCCGTCAACGCAAATCTCAAGCGGGTCAATTTCCCAGAGGTGTTTGATTCTGCACCGGTGGTGCTCAGCCAAGTTCAGACAGTCAACGGGCCCTCTGCGGTGGTCACTCGCCAGCAAGAAATCACTCGATCCAGCTTCAAGGTTCGAGTGCAAGAAGAGCAGGGTGCAGACGGATCTCACAACAACGAGCGGGTTGGCTATGTCGCGTTGGAGCGAGGCAACGGCAGCATTTCTGGATCGCCATATCGAATTCAAGCTACCGGCGAAGTCGTTTCGGACACCTTCCGCACGATCAACTTAGGAACCGCATTCAATACCGCCCCCGTCTTCCTCGCTTCGATGCAGACAACCACTGGGGCGGATCCTGCGGGATTGCGTTTCCGCAACCTGGATCGCGATTCGGTGCAGGTAATTGTCGAGGAGGAAAAATCAGCCGATGCTGAGACCACCCATTCCAATGAAGCTGTCGGCTACGCTGCCTTCGGCGCCGGCGCGACATTGATTGGGCAGCCCGTTCAAGTTCTTGGTGAGACCGGGAAGGCAACCGCCAATGACGCTTGGAAGACGGTCCAGCTTCGGAATGCTTATGTCGATCCGGTGGTGATCGTGTCGCCTGCTTCGTTTGCTGGTTCAGACCCGGTCACGGTTCGTGTTCGCAACGTCACCTCTGGTAGCTTCCAAGTTCGTGTCCAAGAATGGGATTATCTGGACGGAAATCACTCCAACGAAAACATCAGTTACCTCGTCGTTGAAAGCGGTACCTACACGCTTCCCGATGGGACGCTCGTTCACGCAGGCACTCAATCCGTCAACGCAAATCTCAAGCGGGTCAATTTCCCAGAGGTGTTTGATTCTGCACCGGTGGTGCTCAGCCAAGTTCAGACAGTCAACGGGCCCTCTGCGGTGGTCACTCGCCAGCAAGAAATCACTCGATCCAGCTTCAAGGTTCGAGTGCAAGAAGAGCAGGGTGCAGACGGATCTCACAACAACGAGCGGGTTGGCTATGTCGCGTTGGAGCGAGGCAACGGCAGCATTTCTGGATCGCCATATCGAATTCAAGCTACCGGCGAAGTCGTTTCGGACACCTTCCGCACGATCAACTTAGGAACCGCATTCAATACCGCCCCCGTCTTCCTCGCTTCGATGCAGACAACCACAGGAACGGATCCTGCGGGATTGCGTTTCCGCAACCTGGATCGCGATTCGGTGCAGGTAATTGTCGAGGAGGAAAAATCAGCCGATGCTGAGACCACTCATTCCAATGAAGCTGTCGGCTACGCTGCCTTCGGTGCCGGCGCGACATTGATTGGGCAGCCCGTTCAAGTCCTTGGTGAGACAGGGAAGACGACCGCCAATGACGCTTGGAAGACGGTCCAGCTTCGGAACGCTTATGTCGATCCGGTGGTCATCGTGTCACCTCCTTCGTTTGCCGGCTCAGACCCGGTCACGGTTCGTGTTCGCAACGTCACCTCTGGTAGCTTCCAAGTTCGTGTCCAAGAATGGGATTATCTGGACGGAAATCACTCCAACGAAAACATCAGTTACCTCGTCGTTGAAAGCGGTACCTACACGCTTCCCGATGGGACGCTCGTTCACGCAGGCACTCAATCCGTCAACGCAAATCTCAAGCGGGTCAATTTCCCAGAGGTGTTTGATTCTGCACCGGTGGTGCTCAGCCAAGTTCAGACAGTCAACGGGCCCTCTGCGGTGGTCACTCGCCAGCAAGAAATCACTCGATCCAGCTTCAAGGTTCGAGTGCAAGAAGAGCAGGGTGCAGACGGATCTCACAACAACGAGCGGGTTGGCTATGTCGCGTTGGAGCGAGGCAACGGCAGCATTTCTGGATCGCCATATCGAATTCAAGCTACCGGCGAAGTCGTTTCGGACACCTTCCGCACGATCAACTTAGGAACCGCATTCAATACCGCCCCCGTCTTCCTCGCTTCGATGCAGACAACCACTGGGACGGATCCTGCGGGATTGCGTTTCCGCAACCTGGATCGCGATTCGGTGCAGGTAATTGTCGAGGAGGAAAAATCAGCCGATGCTGAGACCACCCATTCCAATGAAGCTGTCGGGTACGCTGCCTTCGGCGCCGGCCCCATTCTTTCACGCAACACCGCCGCTTTCGGAACGAATGCAGCCGCATTTTTAACGAACGCTGCGACCACGATTGTAGAAGAACCTTTGAGGCAGGATCCCAATCAAGATGGCGTTATTAGCGCACTGGATGCTTTGATCATCATCAACCACCTGTCGGATCAAGGGCACATCGGTTCTGAACCGCTGAACAAAGCAACCAATCTTGAATTGGACATCAACAACGATGGTTACGTGACCGCGCTTGACGCCCTCATGATCATCAATTCGATTGCTCGTCCTGCTTTCAAGATGGGGGCAACTCACGAGGAATCGGTGAGCACTGACCTTCAGCAACAAACAGCTGTTGATGCATTTTTTCGGAAAGAAGATCTAAAAACCTTGCTCCAGGAGGACGTTCTTCTGGTTTAGGCGTAAATACTTGTCTAGCGACAATAAGTTTTCCCTGCTCGAGGACACGATCACATCGGTGCAGGGTAACCGTAGACCAAAACTGTTGTCGACGCAGGTTGATCTTTGCGCGCAGCCCATTGATTTCCGGAAAGGGTTTGACGGGCTCACTGGCATCGTTACCAACACGCTGGGGCAGAGAGTCAATGACGGTTCTCTGTTTCTCTTTGCCAATCGCAAGCGTGATCGCATCAAAGCCCTGTGGTGCCCGGTCCAGTGATACCCAGGCGGCGGGCTTACGTTCAGGTACAAGCGGCTCGAGCACGGCACCGTCGAACTACTCAAGACCGATTGCGAAACATCGCATGTGACAATCGACAATGTTGGCTTTGACGGCCAATTGCATTTTGACTTGGCCGAAGAGCCCACGCCCGAAGTCATCAGCGCACTCGAAGAGGCGATCCGCGACGCTGAGCAAATCGTTGACGACGCCGAAGAAGACAAGAAGAAGCGACGACGAAATCGCCCCCCAACAGGCGACCACAAGTTCCCCGAACACTTGCCGCATTATGAACGCATCGTCGATGTTCCTGAAGGACAGTGAGACGGGCTGACGCCAATTGGCTACAACGAAGTGGAGACTCTCGAGTGGGTTCCCGCGGACCTGAAAGTCCGCCTGACGAAGTATGCCAAATACGCACATCCAACCGACAAGCCCCGAGCAGCCCACCGGCCTTGCCGAAGGTGATTGCTTTGACGTATCGATCGGTGTCGAAGTGTTGGCCTGGAAGTACTTCTAAGCACGTCTGCATGAGTCATCGGGCATAACTCTCCAATAACGGCATGAAGATGACTTCACCAATGTCGCAGAGCTTGCTCGTCAAAGTATTGAGTAACGTTGAGAACTTCTCCCAGGCCTCGGCGGGCATCAATTGGTATTTTAGTTTCTTCCAAAGTCGTTCAATTGAATTGAGCTCGGGACTGTAGGGCGGAAGGTGGTAGACCAGCAGACCATGAGCCGCCCAACGCTCCACGCAGGCGTTGAAAGCGTGGCTCGTATGGCACGAAGCATTGTCGAGCACCACGACAGTCGTCTGCTCGATTGTCTCACAGAAGTCATCCATGATTTGGATCACTGTTTCAGTCGAGACATAACCTTTATGAAGGTAAGTTTGAGCATGACCGTCTTGATGCTCAAATCCGATGGCTTGAACATTCGATCCATGAGCCCCGGTCACGGGCACGTCCATCCGTTTGCCTACTGGAAGCCATCCGTAGGGGACGACGCCCTTGAGCGAAAATCCCGCCTCGTCGAAGTACACAACGTCGATCTTCGGTTCCTTGAGCAACTCGGCAAGTTCATCTTGAGCCAGTCGAAACGCCTTTTCGTCTCGTCGTTTACGAAGGCTGCGACGAAAACGCTTCCAACTCAAGTGAAACCGTTTGGCGTATCGTCGCAGCGTGTCTCGTCCAATCGACTTGCCCGTTCTCGCCCGCAAGCGAGCGATGACGGTCGCTGGCCTGGAAGGGTATCGTCTCAAGAGGTCTCGAAGAATTTCCTCCTCTTCTTCATTCAGTTTCCTCGGGCCACCCGGACGATCTTCGTCCCGAAGTGCGTCGACGCCGCCCTGTTCAAATCGTTGGATCCAATCACGAACCGTATCCCTTTTGACTCCAAAGATCTCGACGATCTTCTCAATTTCGTAATGAGCGTCACTGAGGATGATCGCATGAGCGCGCATTCGGGTGTAGTGATGTGGATCCTCCTTCCAAAGAGCCACCAGTTCATTGCGTTGCTGGTTGGACTGAATCTTTGCAAATACGCTTGCAGGCCGTGCCATGATTTGACTCCCGTGGTTGTCGGGAGAACTCCACCATACATTGCCGCCTGACCATCAGGCGATTTGCTAGCAAATCCAGGAGGTTCCCACTGACTCAACGCTGCAAATCAAACGCCAATTTCACCCGATCACACCTGCCGACGTGCTTATCACCTGCCGTTCTACCGTCAGCAAGACATGTTTGGGCCAGATGATGTGCGGCGTGACTTTGAAGGCAACCTGATCGGCGACTGTTGGTCGGGTTTTCATAGGATCGAAATGCGAAGCGAATCACGTTCGCGGCGTGCTGGGCCGCTTGCGCGTCGCAAGATCGACGAGTGTCGCAGCGCGTTCCCCATCCAAGTGGCGAAACTTGAGTCGCTGATTCGAGTGCTTTATGACGTGGAAGATCAATGCAAACAACTTGCTGAGCCCGAGAAACTTTCGCGACGCCAGAGCCTGTCACGTCATGTTCTCGATCAGGTCGAATCTTATCTTTCCAGTGAAGCGGTGTAGTCACCGAAGGTGCTTCCCAAAAGCAAATTTAAGATGACGGCGGCCTATGTGCGCCGTCACTGGGAGGCGTTGGGTGGCGTTACCGAAGACGCACCGATCCAATTGGACAACAATGACTGCGAGCAGTTGATGAAGCGGGTGGCGACGGGTCGCAAGAACTGGATGCTCAAAGACTCGGTGGCCACGGGCGAACGAGCAGCCAACTTACTGACGATCATTGACAGTGCGATCCGCAACGACTTGGACGTCCGAGCGTACACGGATGATGTCCTGCGGCATTCGCTCTCCGGGGACACCGACTGGTAGTCGATGATGCCCCATGCTTGGAAAGCAGAACATCCTGAGTCAATCCGGCAGTGTCGCCAAGAAGAGCGCCGCCAGGCGGCCGACCGCAAGAAAACCGGCCGTGCCCGCCGCCGAACTCGCAAAAAGTAGTCAACCCCAAGCATCCAAACGGTGCCGGTGTAGGGTTACGCTGCACTGAGAAAATCAGCGAAAGCCGGCTCAGAGAATGCTTATTTAAGATCTAAATCGCTATCTCATCACGAGCGCAACCGACGCGAAAAAGACGCAGCGTCACTGCTAACAAAATCACCGGAAGGAAAATCAGAAAGAGACGCTGCACAAAGCCGGTCCCGACACCACCGTCAAATAACAATAAGGCTAAGACCCAGCCCATCGTAGCACGCCATGGTGAGCCTCGAACATTCTGGAACGCACTGTCGAAAACCGCTGCAGTAAGTCCCGAAATCAGCCCGCCGAAAAGGATGCCCCATCCGCCAAAGTTAACATACCAGCTGCCAATAGTGGTAACCGGCCACCCATTTACAACGTTGGGGTAATAGACCTGTCGAAACCATTTTCCGACATGAAAAGATTCTTTGTCTGAATACAGTTGCCTCGGGATCCAACTCAGCATGCCATTAATGAAGTCCTTGCCGTCGCGAAAGTCAAACCTATCACCAGCATCACGAAGAGCAAGCATGAAAGCATCGAATTGAGTGAAATGCAAAGAGGTTGATATGTCCAGCCAGAACGATTGGTCTCTATCAGTTTCCCGCTCCGCA includes these proteins:
- the tnpA gene encoding IS66 family insertion sequence element accessory protein TnpA, which produces MTRSETANLWTERLQRFEQAQMTVAEFCTAEGVSQPSFYNWKRKLRSARDPKASAVAKFVPVSFQATPDRPTPAANHASATIELPGGVRIRVEVPTDSPPNPLRKDQP
- the tnpB gene encoding IS66 family insertion sequence element accessory protein TnpB (TnpB, as the term is used for proteins encoded by IS66 family insertion elements, is considered an accessory protein, since TnpC, encoded by a neighboring gene, is a DDE family transposase.), which produces MIGLPGNKVSGGTPIYLCTDPVDFRKGFDGLTGIVTTSLGKSVTDGSLFLFVNRKRDRIKALWWETGGLTLWYRRLEQGTVELPTSPCDQSHITIDSVELAMWIAGVSLKSAKTRRKRMKVA
- the tnpC gene encoding IS66 family transposase, coding for MDAKRSTNVQPPNDIESCHRIIASLKSQVEEQAHSVLELKSHNDKLEEKNIDLQLKVDKLLQQLFGRRSERRVDGDGQLFLDLGDEATPEVVSALEEAVREAEQVAQDAEEEKQKRRRKQPAKNDRKFPEHLPRIERIVDLPEARREGLKLIGYDEVETLEWIRPKLRVRVNKYAKYVQPIEKNRVEEGPAIISPERPTGLVAGDRFDASIGVEVIAWKYFYHLPFYRQQDLFAGSGWTPSRSTLANIETSVEFALRPLAEHLRSFLKTDACVGCDDTGVVLITPKVMPDLSNHPRADRVVEVLEKAIASGKPSIQANFWGYYASRLPVVGFDFTVSRHRDGPDDVLADYEGTLIGDCWSGFQKIDVRSDSRIKFAACWAHARRKIDECRSAFPIQVAKLESLIRMLYDIEDQIKTLDDAERLSRRQSLSRHVLGLIDEYLQSETMSSPKVLPKSNLGQAAAYVRRHWAALNRFTEDARVPIDNNDCEQLMKRVATGRKNWLFKGSLSAGERAANLMTIIGTAIRNELDVHAYLDDVLRRALAGETDWSALSPPAWRNSHPESICDYRQDERRQAADRKRVRRARRRRLKK
- a CDS encoding dockerin type I domain-containing protein → MLSDSFDRNSGGGGAAGGVSSGNLPGPGNPAGFTTPVQVLSDLGTSGTDEGRAMLELIHDIAPGASLAFHTASEGAASFAQGILDLANAGADVIVDDVTYPDQPFFQDGIIAQAAANVTSQGIPFFSSAGNQGRTSYSSQFRTGGSAVSIAGAGPYNTFDFDPGPGQDNFQLVALAPGGRANISFQWDQPFASAGGTGAANDMDIFVFDFQTQALVAASTTSNVGGDALEIVSLSNPTAQSRFFNILIAVRAINGQPQPGLLKYVSSSVSFDIGEFDTRSSTLYGHHMAVGGAGIAAADYRDTPEFGVNPPVPQPTTSAGGLPILFDVNGNRLATPEVRQQPRVTGPDNTNTSFFIPGNDPDGDGIPNFSGTSAAAPHIAAVAALMLDSSGGPNSLTPEQIYSTLEQTAIDMLSPGFDFETGFGFVNAEAAIDAVRSTSPPPPPPPSSPSFVGKVLGETGKTTANDAWRTVQLRNAYVDPVVIVSPASFAGSDPVTVRVRNVASGSFQVRVQEWDYLDGNHSNENISYLVVESGTYTLPDGTLVHAGTQSVNANLKRVNFPEVFDSAPVVLSQVQTVNGPSAVVTRQQEITRSSFKVRVQEEQGADGSHNNERVGYVALERGNGSISGSPYRIQATGEVVSDTFRTINLGTAFNTAPVFLASMQTTTGADPAGLRFRNLDRDSVQVIVEEEKSADAETTHSNEAVGYAAFGAGATLIGQPVQVLGETGKATANDAWKTVQLRNAYVDPVVIVSPASFAGSDPVTVRVRNVTSGSFQVRVQEWDYLDGNHSNENISYLVVESGTYTLPDGTLVHAGTQSVNANLKRVNFPEVFDSAPVVLSQVQTVNGPSAVVTRQQEITRSSFKVRVQEEQGADGSHNNERVGYVALERGNGSISGSPYRIQATGEVVSDTFRTINLGTAFNTAPVFLASMQTTTGTDPAGLRFRNLDRDSVQVIVEEEKSADAETTHSNEAVGYAAFGAGATLIGQPVQVLGETGKTTANDAWKTVQLRNAYVDPVVIVSPPSFAGSDPVTVRVRNVTSGSFQVRVQEWDYLDGNHSNENISYLVVESGTYTLPDGTLVHAGTQSVNANLKRVNFPEVFDSAPVVLSQVQTVNGPSAVVTRQQEITRSSFKVRVQEEQGADGSHNNERVGYVALERGNGSISGSPYRIQATGEVVSDTFRTINLGTAFNTAPVFLASMQTTTGTDPAGLRFRNLDRDSVQVIVEEEKSADAETTHSNEAVGYAAFGAGPILSRNTAAFGTNAAAFLTNAATTIVEEPLRQDPNQDGVISALDALIIINHLSDQGHIGSEPLNKATNLELDINNDGYVTALDALMIINSIARPAFKMGATHEESVSTDLQQQTAVDAFFRKEDLKTLLQEDVLLV
- the tnpB gene encoding IS66 family insertion sequence element accessory protein TnpB (TnpB, as the term is used for proteins encoded by IS66 family insertion elements, is considered an accessory protein, since TnpC, encoded by a neighboring gene, is a DDE family transposase.); this encodes MQGNRRPKLLSTQVDLCAQPIDFRKGFDGLTGIVTNTLGQRVNDGSLFLFANRKRDRIKALWCPVQ
- a CDS encoding IS630 family transposase — protein: MARPASVFAKIQSNQQRNELVALWKEDPHHYTRMRAHAIILSDAHYEIEKIVEIFGVKRDTVRDWIQRFEQGGVDALRDEDRPGGPRKLNEEEEEILRDLLRRYPSRPATVIARLRARTGKSIGRDTLRRYAKRFHLSWKRFRRSLRKRRDEKAFRLAQDELAELLKEPKIDVVYFDEAGFSLKGVVPYGWLPVGKRMDVPVTGAHGSNVQAIGFEHQDGHAQTYLHKGYVSTETVIQIMDDFCETIEQTTVVVLDNASCHTSHAFNACVERWAAHGLLVYHLPPYSPELNSIERLWKKLKYQLMPAEAWEKFSTLLNTLTSKLCDIGEVIFMPLLESYAR